A stretch of the Uranotaenia lowii strain MFRU-FL chromosome 3, ASM2978415v1, whole genome shotgun sequence genome encodes the following:
- the LOC129752460 gene encoding nose resistant to fluoxetine protein 6-like, which yields MMYIIDPIAFDNVAEDRANYGDLVNICVNYQLNKSHGLVAYSEIEYCFRPGLASDLDWPSYLFLGLSLIILFVCFASSSYDSWINKAQSEDHYTSEPICRRTTLLTAFSIKRNWYRLAAPSKDDLNQELQFFQAFRFLTMVLVILGHSWNMLAMIPLLNPEGLERKYYRPATIALINGTQIVQTFFTIGGFMLALQTCNVQAKSNGGKLSWITIPTAIGFRYLRLTPVYAYVVLLHATWLSKLQDGPVWPRGVLTEERFCRKNWWTNMLFLNNYVNSDEPCLQQTWYLACDFQLFVLGMISLVIISRNPHLKFYVLSSVIIAAYIIPGMVIYFGKYDGVFINKLQDERFLYWYDSMYRHVYIPLHSNMGCYFGGIIFGTIYSSLRKTAHRPSQSLFLRLIWHMVVPVAFLSLISYRFFYENYFPKPSLWMAIYYPIMKHLWIFLFTFLVYGVIGNYNGLIKRFLNYPAFLILGRLTFCAYLSHMFVLKNASKFISVVVLSYLMALVLALMLEFPISSLQKLISNKTKS from the exons ATGATG taCATAATCGATCCGATTGCCTTCGACAACGTCGCAGAAGATCGTGCAAACTATGGAGATCTAGTAAACATCTGCGTCAACTATCAGCTCAACAAGTCTCACGGCTTAGTGGCCTACAGTGAGATTGAGTACTGCTTCCGTCCTGGTTTAGCAAGTGATCTTGATTGGCCCAGCTACCTATTCCTGGGATTAAGTTTGATCATACTTTTCGTCTGCTTCGCATCCAGTTCCTACGATAGCTGGATCAACAAGGCCCAATCGGAAGACCACTACACATCTGAACCCATCTGTCGAA gGACCACGCTCCTAACAGCTTTTTCCATCAAGCGAAACTGGTATCGACTGGCGGCTCCTTCCAAAGATGATTTGAACCAAGAGCTTCAGTTTTTTCAGGCATTTCGCTTCCTCACCATGGTTCTGGTAATCCTAGGTCACAGTTGGAACATGCTGGCAATGATCCCGTTGCTAAACCCCGAGGGATTGGAGCGAAAATACTATCGCCCGGCAACGATTGCTCTCATCAATGGAACTCAGATCGTCCAGACGTTTTTCACGATCGGTGGATTCATGTTGGCCTTGCAGACTTGCAATGTTCAAGCTAAATCTAACGGTGGGAAGCTGTCATGGATTACGATACCGACTGCCATCGGCTTTCGATATCTTAGATTAACTCCCGTGTATGCCTATGTGGTATTGCTGCACGCCACCTGGTTGTCAAAACTGCAAGATGGACCGGTGTGGCCCAGGGGAGTGCTTACGGAGGAACGATTTTGCCGTAAAAATTGGTGGACAAACATGCTTTTCCTCAACAACTACGTCAATTCAGATGAACCA tgtCTCCAGCAAACGTGGTATCTGGCATGTGATTTCCAACTTTTCGTCCTTGGCATGATTTCGCTCGTCATTATTTCGAG AAACccgcatttgaaattttatgttctTTCATCGGTCATAATTGCTGCCTATATTATCCCGGGAATGGTAATCTACTTCGGAAAGTATGATGGGGTTTTCATCAATAAATTACA AGACGAACGGTTCCTGTACTGGTATGATAGCATGTATCGTCACGTGTACATTCCGTTGCACAGCAATATGGGATGCTATTTTGGAGGAATCATTTTCGGAACGATATATTCCAGTCTACGGAAGACAGCCCACAGACCGAGTCAATCATTG ttcttAAGACTGATCTGGCACATGGTGGTTCCGGTAGCTTTCCTCTCGTTGATAAGCTATCGATTTTTTTACGAGAACTACTTCCCGAAACCATCGCTCTGGATGGCCATCTATTATCCGATTATGAAACACCTCTGGATTTTTTTGTTCACCTTCTTGGTTTACGGTGTTATCGGAAACTACAACGGATTGATCAAGCGGTTCCTGAACTATCCGGCATTCCTGATTCTGGGCCGGTTAACGTTTTGTGCCTACCTCAGTCACATGTTCGTACTGAAGAAT gCTTCCAAATTCATAAGCGTCGTTGTACTTTCATATCTGATGGCACTAGTGCTGGCACTAATGTTAGAATTCCCGATCTCTTCGCTCCAGAAACTTATCAGCAACAAAACCAAAAGCTAA